The following are from one region of the Salmo salar chromosome ssa27, Ssal_v3.1, whole genome shotgun sequence genome:
- the LOC106588516 gene encoding negative elongation factor E, giving the protein MVVFPSSLTEEEESLQKKYAKLKKKKKALLALKKQQSSTSQTNQSGLKRTLSDQPVLDTATATEQAKMLIKSGAISAIKSENKNSGFKRSRTLEIKLKDPEKVPGPVAFQPFQRSMSTDEELSEAGKRAHRKSLYESFVTPGDRAARDEEEGSGGLSTSRDMERERDRGDREMDRERERDRERDRDRERDRGSGDRGRDREPRDRERDRSQDGDRERGGDRESRERDGPFRRSDSYPERRGVRKGNTVYVYGTGLVEDNLRSAFSQHGTIIDLSMDSPRNCAFITFEKMESADQAVAELNGSTVGDVPIKVSIARKQPMLEAATGKSVWATLAVQNSAKGSYRDKRNQVVYSEDFL; this is encoded by the exons ATGGTGGTGTTCCCAAGCTctttgacagaggaagaggagtctCTGCAGAAGAAATATGCCAAACTCAAGAAAAAG AAAAAGGCACTGCTGGCTTTGAAGAAGCAGCAGAGTTCAACCAGCCAGACCAATCAGAGTGGATTGAAGCGAA CTTTGTCAGACCAGCCGGTGCTAGATACAGCGACAGCTACAGAGCAGGCAAAGATGCTTATCAAGTCTGGAGCCATCAGCGCCATCAAGTCAGAGAACAAGAACTCTGGCTTCAAGCGCTCTAGAACGCTAGAGATCAAGCTCAAG GATCCAGAGAAAGTCCCAGGCCCTGTGGCTTTCCAACCATTCCAAAGGAGCATGTCCACTGATGAGGAACTTTCTGAG GCTGGCAAAAGAGCCCACAGAAAATCTTTGTACGAGAG CTTCGTCACTCCAGGTGACCGGGCGGCTCGTGACGAGGAGGAGGGAAGTGGCGGCCTTTCCACCAGCAGAGacatggagcgagagagagaccgaggagaccgagagatggacagagaaagggagcgcgacagagagagagaccgggacagagagagagaccggggcaGCGGCGACCGGGGCAGGGACAGAGAGCCGCGTGACCGCGAGAGAGACAGGAGCCAGGACGGAGACcgggaaaggggaggagacagagagtcaCGGGAGCGAGACGGACCGTTCAGAC gATCAGACTCGTACCCGGAGCGGAGGGGGGTGAGGAAGGGGAACACAGTGTACGTGTATGGAACTGGCCTTGTGGAGGACAACCTGCGTTCAGCCTTCTCCCAACACGGCACCATCATTGACCTGTCCATGGATTCCCCACGCAA cTGTGCATTCATCACCTTTGAGAAGATGGAGTCTGCAGACCAAGCTGTAGCAGAG TTGAATGGAAGCACGGTGGGAGACGTCCCCATCAAAGTCAGCATTGCCAGGAAGCAGCCCATGCTGGAGGCAGCCACCGGCAAATCTGTTTGGGCCACTCTGG CTGTGCAGAACAGTGCCAAAGGTTCCTACAGAGACAAGAGAAACCAGGTTGTGTACAGTGAGGATTTCCTATGA
- the LOC106588515 gene encoding LOW QUALITY PROTEIN: zinc finger and BTB domain-containing protein 12 (The sequence of the model RefSeq protein was modified relative to this genomic sequence to represent the inferred CDS: deleted 3 bases in 2 codons), which produces MEVLCFRLPGHGDDTLKSMNSLRSRQQFCDITIVASGRQTFRGHKVVLAACSPFLRDQFLLNPSSELQVSVLHSSSVVCELLQSCYTGVLQFSPKEIVNYLTAASYLQMEHVVEKCRGALGKYMQPKNPSSPKIKSEESQSMPVTVSGSHSLMSTSADHSSLQPHSPVQSQADDHTDSNTKTDVQHDDDPNTMDEIKVRVTEEGREDYDMFRICIEDEQEPEERREAEEGGEEATEGHQGCQYQDTDSVIVGGGRGDDMAPAEMAIRNSGFEREGLQGWRRRLTSPKVGRGRGRGFKRKRGSYRERERRPLGMQYQEAWRLPTGAEMMQGFGLDFSQEAMRSAFLSGGRSPRLDYGMGEVQGEELVPRDGNGQAHYNLDDPSGDGGEGNMGMAAVPTGGDGAGDESVAVVGSTSSTAGPVACEQCGLTFPSAHSLAVHTRATHLLYVCPCCGKHFNHSSNLNRHMTVHRGAKVHRCPLCDKTFTQKSTLCDHMNLHSGERPHCCAYCHSRFAHKPALRRHLKEQHGKTTAQNSLEAQAEMERVAGPGEGEGDTQDRFDF; this is translated from the exons ATGGAGGTGCTGTGTTTCCGGTTGCCGGGTCACGGTGACGACACCCTGAAGAGCATGAACTCCCTGAGGTCCAGGCAGCAGTTTTGTGACATCACTATAGTGGCCAGCGGCAGGCAGACGTTCCGGGGACACAAAGTGGTCCTTGCTGCCTGCTCCCCCTTCCTTAGGGACCAGTTCCTGCtcaacccctcctctgaactgcaG GTGTCAGTCCTTCACAGCTCCTCGGTGGTATGTGAGCTGCTCCAGTCCTGTTACACCGGTGTGCTGCAGTTCAGCCCCAAGGAGATAGTGAATTACCTGACGGCCGCTAGCTACCTGCAGATGGAGCATGTTGTGGAGAAGTGCCGGGGAGCCCTGGGCAAGTACATGCAGCCAAAGAACCCCAGCTCACCAAAG ATCAAGTCAGAAGAGAGCCAATCGATGCCAGTGACAGTCAGTGGCAGCCACTCCCTTATGTCAACCTCTGCTGATCATTCCTCACTGCAGCCTCACAGCCCTGTACAGTCTCAGGCTGATGACCATACAGACTCAAACACTAAGACAGATGTACAACACGATGATGACCCTAACACAATGGATGAGATCAAA GTGAGAGTAACAGAGGAGGGCAGGGAGGATTATGACATGTTCCGGATCTGCATCGAGGATGAGCAGGAGCCGGAAGAGAGGCGAGAGGCAGAGGAAGGCGGAGAGGAAGCCACAGAGGGGCATCAGGGGTGCCAGTACCAAGATACGGACAGTGTCATAGTGGGAGGGGGCAGGGGTGATGATATGGCCCCAGCTGAAATGGCCATCCGCAACAGCGGCTTCGAGAGGGAGGGGCTCCAAGGGTGGAGGCGTAGACTCACG TCACCCAAAGTGGgccgggggagggggaggggcttcAAGAGGAAGCGTGGCTCGTACcgcgagagggagaggaggccTCTGGGTATGCAATACCAGGAGGCATGGCGTCTACCCACCGGGGCGGAGATGATGCAGGGCTTCGGCCTGGACTTCAGCCAGGAAGCCATGAGGTCAGCGTTCCTCTCGGGGGGGCGATCT CCACGGCTAGACTACGGGATGGGGGAGGTTCAGGGAGAGGAGCTGGTGCCCCGGGACGGGAATGGTCAGGCTCACTACAACCTGGACGACCCCAGCGGTGATGGAGGTGAAGGTAACATGGGGATGGCGGCTGTGCCAACAGGTGGTGACGGGGCGGGGGATGAGTCTGTGGCCGTGGTGGGCTCCACCTCCAGCACAGCGGGGCCGGTGGCATGCGAGCAATGCGGCCTGACCTTCCCCTCGGCCCACTCCCTGGCCGTCCACACGCGCGCCACCCACTTGCTGTACGTGTGCCCCTGCTGCGGCAAACACTTCAACCACTCCAGCAACCTCAACCGTCACATGACCGTGCACCGCGGTGCCAAGGTCCACCGCTGCCCCCTCTGCGACAAGACATTCACGCAGAAGTCCACGCTGTGCGATCACATGAACCTACACAGCGGTGAGCGGCCTCACTGCTGCGCCTACTGCCACTCGCGCTTTGCCCACAAGCCGGCGCTGCGGCGCCACCTCAAGGAGCAGCATGGGAAGACGACCGCTCAGAACAGCCTGGAGGCACAGGCCGAGATGGAGCGAGTGGCAGGgccaggggaaggagagggagacacTCAGGACAGATTTGACTTTTGA